A DNA window from Halarsenatibacter silvermanii contains the following coding sequences:
- the map gene encoding type I methionyl aminopeptidase produces the protein MIVRKSSREIEKMKKANKIVAEAHEMLRDKAAPGVSTAELDEAAEEFIKGRGGEPSFKGYKGYPASVCLSIDNEVVHGIPDQNRILKEGNILSIDIGVYYQGFHGDAARTIPIGQVDNEKEKLIDTVKRALDNGIDKARAGNRLTDISAAVQKTAEEAGFSVVRQYVGHGIGREMHEEPQIPNFGPPGEGPKLKEGMTLAIEPMINVGEYEVETLEDDWTVVTSDGSLSAHWEDSIALTDSDPLIMSRP, from the coding sequence ATGATAGTCAGGAAATCGTCCCGAGAGATAGAAAAAATGAAGAAAGCCAATAAAATTGTTGCTGAGGCTCATGAAATGCTTCGAGATAAAGCTGCTCCCGGAGTCAGCACCGCCGAACTTGATGAAGCCGCCGAGGAGTTCATCAAAGGCCGTGGCGGAGAGCCCTCATTCAAAGGGTATAAAGGGTATCCTGCCTCTGTATGTCTATCTATTGATAACGAAGTTGTTCATGGAATTCCCGACCAGAATAGGATTTTAAAAGAGGGTAATATACTGAGTATAGATATCGGTGTTTATTATCAGGGCTTTCACGGCGATGCTGCCCGGACTATACCCATAGGTCAGGTGGATAATGAGAAAGAGAAGTTGATAGACACCGTAAAAAGAGCTCTCGATAACGGCATCGATAAGGCCAGGGCAGGCAACAGATTGACCGATATCTCCGCAGCAGTTCAGAAAACCGCCGAGGAGGCAGGATTTTCCGTGGTTCGTCAATACGTAGGACACGGCATAGGGCGGGAGATGCATGAGGAGCCTCAGATTCCTAATTTCGGACCGCCCGGAGAAGGGCCGAAGCTGAAAGAGGGAATGACACTGGCTATCGAGCCCATGATCAATGTTGGAGAATACGAGGTTGAGACTCTCGAAGATGATTGGACGGTTGTCACTTCTGACGGCAGTCTATCAGCTCACTGGGAAGATTCCATTGCTCTGACGGATTCTGATCCCCTGATTATGAGCAGGCCCTGA
- the infA gene encoding translation initiation factor IF-1, giving the protein MTDKEEPIEVEGEVIEPLPNAMFKVELDNGHEVLAHVSGKMRMNYIRILPGDRVTVELSPYDLSRGRITYRHKAD; this is encoded by the coding sequence ATGACTGATAAAGAAGAACCTATCGAAGTAGAAGGCGAGGTTATTGAACCTCTGCCCAATGCCATGTTTAAAGTGGAGCTCGATAACGGTCATGAGGTTTTAGCTCATGTATCCGGCAAGATGAGGATGAATTATATCCGTATTCTGCCCGGAGATAGGGTTACCGTGGAGCTTTCACCCTATGATCTAAGCCGCGGCAGGATAACCTATCGACACAAAGCAGACTGA
- the rpmJ gene encoding 50S ribosomal protein L36: MKVRPSVKPICDKCKVIRRNGRVMVICENPKHKQRQG; this comes from the coding sequence ATGAAAGTAAGGCCCTCAGTAAAACCGATATGCGATAAATGCAAGGTCATAAGACGCAATGGTAGAGTTATGGTTATCTGTGAAAATCCCAAACACAAGCAGCGGCAGGGTTAA
- the rpsM gene encoding 30S ribosomal protein S13 yields MARIEGIDLPKNKRVEIGLTYIYGIGRSRSNEILEAAGVDPDTRVKDLTEAEIARLRSEIDQYQVEGELRREIKSDIQRLKDIGCYRGIRHKKGLPVRGQRTRTNARTRKGPKDIVTG; encoded by the coding sequence ATGGCAAGAATAGAAGGTATTGATCTTCCTAAAAACAAAAGAGTTGAGATTGGTTTGACCTATATATATGGAATTGGTCGTTCGCGTTCCAATGAAATTCTGGAAGCTGCTGGAGTCGATCCGGACACCAGAGTTAAAGATCTCACCGAGGCTGAGATAGCCCGTCTGCGCAGTGAAATAGATCAATATCAGGTAGAAGGTGAGCTGCGGCGCGAGATCAAATCGGACATTCAGAGGCTGAAAGATATTGGCTGTTATCGTGGAATCAGACATAAAAAGGGTCTGCCTGTCCGGGGTCAAAGGACCAGGACGAACGCCAGGACAAGAAAAGGCCCTAAAGATATAGTCACCGGTTGA
- the rpsK gene encoding 30S ribosomal protein S11, whose protein sequence is MAAARKKSGKREQRRVEKGQAHIKSTFNNTLITITDMEGNVLSWSSAGKAGYEGSRKSTPFAAQVAAENAAEKAQESGLKEIQIFVKGPGSGRESAIRALQSAGLEVTLIKDITPIPHNGCRPPKRRRV, encoded by the coding sequence ATGGCTGCAGCGAGGAAAAAATCAGGCAAAAGAGAACAGCGCAGGGTGGAAAAAGGTCAGGCGCACATCAAATCGACTTTTAACAACACCCTTATCACTATAACTGACATGGAGGGCAATGTTCTTTCCTGGTCCAGTGCTGGCAAGGCTGGATATGAGGGTTCCCGTAAAAGCACCCCTTTTGCCGCTCAGGTGGCCGCCGAAAATGCGGCTGAGAAGGCTCAGGAGAGCGGGCTGAAAGAGATACAGATATTTGTAAAGGGGCCTGGCTCCGGAAGGGAGTCGGCTATCAGAGCACTGCAATCGGCTGGACTTGAGGTTACTTTGATTAAAGACATCACCCCAATTCCTCATAATGGCTGCCGACCTCCCAAAAGGCGGCGGGTCTAA